The following are encoded together in the Lathyrus oleraceus cultivar Zhongwan6 chromosome 3, CAAS_Psat_ZW6_1.0, whole genome shotgun sequence genome:
- the LOC127126340 gene encoding heat stress transcription factor B-3, which yields MEGVGLLECGRKCTPSPFLLKTYMLVEDPGTDEVISWNDDGAAFVVWQPAEFARDLLPTLFKHSNFSSFVRQLNTYGFRKVATSRWEFCNERFKKGERELLSEIRRRKAWSNKQQRSVQNQDSDEDQRSSSTSSTSGYSNLLDENKRLKKENVVLNSELTSMKRKCKELLDLVSVYNKKQEEEKGKDDDERPMLFGVRLDVQQGERKIKRNRGEISESASILLSQSCK from the exons atggaaGGAGTAGGGTTATTGGAATGTGGAAGAAAGTGCACTCCATCGCCTTTCTTGTTGAAGACATACATGTTGGTGGAGGATCCGGGGACCGACGAGGTGATATCGTGGAACGACGATGGAGCGGCGTTCGTGGTGTGGCAGCCGGCGGAGTTTGCCCGTGATCTTCTTCCGACACTCTTCAAGCATAGCAATTTCTCTAGCTTTGTACGCCAACTCAATACTTAT GGGTTTCGTAAAGTTGCAACAAGTAGATGGGAATTTTGCAATGAAAGATTCAAGAAAGGTGAAAGAGAGTTACTATCTGAGATTCGGCGAAGAAAAGCTTGGAGCAACAAGCAACAACGTTCGGTACAAAACCAAGATTCTGATGAAGATCAAAGGTCATCATCAACCTCTTCAACTTCCGGTTACAGTAATCTTTTGGATGAAAACAAGCGACTGAAGAAGGAAAATGTGGTGTTGAATTCTGAGTTAACAAGCATGAAGAGGAAGTGTAAGGAGTTACTTGATTTGGTATCAGTTTATAACAAAAAACAGGAAGAGGAAAAAGGTAAAGATGATGATGAAAGGCCAATGCTGTTTGGAGTGAGATTGGATGTTCAACAAGGAGAGAGAAAGATCAAAAGGAATAGAGGTGAGATTAGTGAAAGTGCAAGCATTTTGTTGTCACAATCATGCAAATAG